The sequence AAATAATATAGCCTGAACGTTGGTAGTTTTGGGTACTTAACAAGGACACAATATCCCAAAGTTGCTGTTTGGCTCTCAAACTCACCAGATGTAACAAATAAATGCTCTAATTccgaaaaataaatatgattattagAAGCTTATGGTAAAAAACTGACATAAAAGACAAACATTTTATAACTGAATAGATGCTTCCAAAAGCTTACCCACGGTCAATTCAGGCAGACTTGCCCTGCCCCAGAGACTCACTGCTGAGGGATGTCTCCAACTCAGTAGCTTCTTTTGCACCACCCTTCTTCTCCAGAACCGTTGGGTTTTCCCTTACCTTAGGATTCAGGGGTCTTGGGTCCATCCTCTGAATCTCCTCTCGGGTGTAGACAAAGATTTTGCGCACCATGCTGCAAAACTCCCTGTTTCATAGCATCATGATAACAAATaccaaattattaattaaaaatacatgtaaGTTGATAAACAATCACATGCATGAATAGGTAAGGCACTTACGGCCAGGGATCATCTCCAACAAGCATCATGTCACCCTCGTCATCAGTAAAAACAATCAACCAATCTTTGTTGAGAGATATTAATTCACCATTGAATTCAAAAATCTGATCCAATTCAGATATCAGTTCAGTGTAACCATTAAACTTGGTGAGGTCCACGGATCTCCCTACGGCAATTCCCTGCTTGTGAACCTGAATCAACACATGCAATACAGTTAATTCTAAATGGATTCAAAAGCCAGAATTTAGATTCTCTCATCTAAATGATAAACACCCTTTTTACATTAACAAAGGGTGATAATAATAGAGGCAGATTGGATGAGAGGAAACCTTGATGCAACTCCTAGTTGAACCAGAATGAAGTTTGCTTTGATCATCTCTTGAAAGCTGCTGTTCCAAAGCTTGGAAAGGTTTCTCATGCTCGAAACCTCCTATCTCCATGTACTTTGAACTCTTTGATTGCTCTGGATGTCGGGCTGGGTTTTCCATTGTAAGTTGGATATCCCCTTGTGGTCTATGCATGGGATTTGCAGCAGGTTTGCTGATGAGGGAGATGCCAAAGAGTTTGCAGTTTCCATCTCCTTTGTATTTCACCACCTCTTCTTGTACATACAGAGGCTGTGGCTTTAACCCCATGAGATGAGGTGAAGTTTCAGAATATGAATGTGGAAGCAGGGGCAACAACCAGTTTCCAGGACACTGCTCAGCTCCAAGGTCGTGTAATCCACCATACCCACCAAAGCCACTGTATCTGACATTTGCAGGAGTCAGATATGGTTTCCCTTTGGCTCCTTCAGAAAGTTTCACATTAGACTCCATGTTTAACACGGTACTTGAGTGCATCATGGACTGAGGACCTGCAAGCAACTTGAATTTACCTTCACAATCTAAAATATGCTTCCTCATTGGCTAAACAACATCAGGATTTTGATCAACAGAAGGCGGATAGAAATGGGAGTCATGGATGTTGTGCATACCTGAAATTAGATTTGCACACTGCACCCCCTGTCTCAGCTGAGGAACCCAGTCCTCTGACATAAAACTTCTCTTAGTAGAAGCTGAGTCCATCTGGTCAACAACTTGTGATCGTGGCTGTACAATGGATTTTTGAGTAGTGACCAAATCATTGTTATTCTCCATGAAAATGCCCCTCAAGGTTGAGATTTCTTGACCTTGCAAGGCTCTTGAAAACCCACTTCCTGGCGAATGGTCTATGGTGACTTTAGACAAACCTAGGAATGTAAATTGAAGTGTTCAAAATGTCCATCCTCACACACTGTTaatacattgaaaaaaaaatgaggaaagtaTTTTATAGACATCCAATGCAATTTGCGCTAACCTTCCCTTGTAAGAACAGAGGATTCAGTAGATGATGACATCATGTTTGCACGGGGCCTCTTTGATCGTGAAACTGGAAGTGGATTCAGAGCAGGAGGTGTCAAAGCAACTTCTATGTTCCAGGGGGAAACACACTCCGGACGAGGAACAGAAGAGGTTTCATCCCACCGAACCtaaaggaaacaaacaaaaaaggatttttagtATCAAATGCATAGCCACACCTTTCC is a genomic window of Vitis riparia cultivar Riparia Gloire de Montpellier isolate 1030 chromosome 1, EGFV_Vit.rip_1.0, whole genome shotgun sequence containing:
- the LOC117913780 gene encoding auxin response factor 2A-like gives rise to the protein MDFVDSEDALYKELWHACAGPLVTVPRVGERVFYFPQGHLEQVEASTNQVADQQMPAYDLRAKILCRVINVHLKAEPETDEVFAQVTLLPEPKQDENSAEKEDVLTPTPRPRVHSFCKTLTASDTSTHGGFSVLRRHADECLPPLDMSKQPPTQELVAKDLHGNEWRFRHIFRGQPRRHLLQSGWSLFVSSKKLVAGDAFIFLRGENGELRVGVRRAMRQLSNGPSSVISSHSMHLGVLATAWHAVSTGTIFTVYYKPRTSPAEFIIPFDQYMEAVKNHYSIGMRFKMKFEGEEAPEQRFTGTVIGTEDADPMRWPGSKWRCLKVRWDETSSVPRPECVSPWNIEVALTPPALNPLPVSRSKRPRANMMSSSTESSVLTREGLSKVTIDHSPGSGFSRALQGQEISTLRGIFMENNNDLVTTQKSIVQPRSQVVDQMDSASTKRSFMSEDWVPQLRQGVQCANLISGPQSMMHSSTVLNMESNVKLSEGAKGKPYLTPANVRYSGFGGYGGLHDLGAEQCPGNWLLPLLPHSYSETSPHLMGLKPQPLYVQEEVVKYKGDGNCKLFGISLISKPAANPMHRPQGDIQLTMENPARHPEQSKSSKYMEIGGFEHEKPFQALEQQLSRDDQSKLHSGSTRSCIKVHKQGIAVGRSVDLTKFNGYTELISELDQIFEFNGELISLNKDWLIVFTDDEGDMMLVGDDPWPEFCSMVRKIFVYTREEIQRMDPRPLNPKVRENPTVLEKKGGAKEATELETSLSSESLGQGKSA